The following proteins are co-located in the Solanum pennellii chromosome 1, SPENNV200 genome:
- the LOC107008653 gene encoding splicing factor 3B subunit 6-like protein, producing the protein MAALSLRKGNTRLPPEVNRVLYVRNLPFNITSEEMYDIFGKYGAIRQIRIGTNKDTRGTAFVVYEDIYDAKTAVDHLSGFNVANRYLIVLYYQQAKMSKKFDQKKKEDEITKLQEKYGIPKDK; encoded by the exons ATGGCGGCGTTGAGTCTCCGAAAGGGAAATACCAGGCTACCGCCGGAGGTAAACAGGGTGTTATACGTTCGGAACCTTCCGTTCAACATCACGAGCGAGGAGATGTACGATATCTTCGGCAAATACGGTGCTATTAGACAGATTCGTATTGGTACGAATAAGGATACACGTGGTACTGCTTTCGTCGTCTATGAGGATATATATGATGCGAAAACTGCCGTCGATCATCTCTCCGGCTTCAATGTCGCTAATCg ATACTTGATAGTTCTGTATTACCAGCAAGCGAAGAtgagtaagaaatttgaccaGAAGAAGAAGGAGGACGAGATAACGAAGCTTCAGGAGAAATATGGCATTCCCAAAGATAAGTGA
- the LOC107007994 gene encoding 50S ribosomal protein L19-1, chloroplastic-like — translation MWRRLSSQLRALTPSQSPPKCNLFVTGSVSSSSLTSEIFRPSVALYNRHFSSEFGNASKEDEVEHGNLLKTRLNNIHASLTSPYKGYTSCLSQYNAAVPSFPRRFITTGASSVNMVSEDASALATPRIKFKRLDKTAKHIMQILDKEAVEEVRAQNEIPDIKPGYIIQLKLEVPENKRRVSTIKGIVIARRNAGLNTTFRLRRLVAGVGVENLFHLYSPNLKEIKVLDKKRVRRAKLYYLRDKMNALKKH, via the exons ATGTGGAGGAGACTCTCTTCTCAGCTCCGAGCTCTAACTCCATCCCAATCTCCTCCGAAATGCAACCTCTTCGTAACAGGTTCTGTTTCATCTTCGTCTCTGACCTCGGAGATTTTTCGTCCATCCGTGGCTCTGTATAATCGACATTTTAGCTCTGAATTTG GCAATGCTTCTAAGGAGGATGAAGTTGAGCATGGA AACTTACTCAAAACTAGATTGAATAACATACATGCTTCACTAACATCGCCTTACAAGGGTTATACATCATGTTTATCGCAATACAATGCCGCGGTCCCAAGTTTCCCTAGAAGGTTCATTACAACGGGTGCTTCTTCAGTTAACATGGTTTCTGAAGATGCTTCTGCTTTGGCAACTCCACGTATCAAATTTAAGAGGCTTGATAAAACAGCAAAACATATAATGCAG ATTCTTGATAAGGAAGCTGTTGAAGAAGTAAGGGCGCAGAATGAGATTCCTGATATAAAGCCTGGTTATATTATCCAGCTCAAATTG GAAGTGCCAGAGAACAAGAGACGTGTTTCAACTATCAAAGGCATAGTGATAGCAAGGCGCAATGCTGGTTTAAATACTACATTCAGATTAAGAAGACTTGTGGCTGGAGTTGGGGTTGAAAACCTATTTCATCT GTACTCTCCCAACCTAAAGGAGATAAAAGTGTTGGACAAGAAAAGAGTGAGGAGGGCCAAGCTATACTATCTCAGGGACAAAATGAATGCCCTGAAAAAACACTAA
- the LOC107007097 gene encoding biotin carboxylase 1, chloroplastic has protein sequence MDSAAMTSVCGKSALCSTPGLFLGRTSGIRSSQCSFIAGNRINFPRQTAQAHRVRTNSRKGHGALTVTCRAEKILVANRGEIAVRVIRTAHEMGIPCVAVYSTIDKDALHVKLADESVCIGEAPSNQSYLVIPNVLSAAISRGCTMLHPGYGFLSENASFVEMCREHGINFIGPNPDSIRVMGDKATARDTMKNAGVPTVPGSDGLLQSTEEGVKLAEEIGYPVMIKATAGGGGRGMRLAKEPNEFVKLLQQAKSEAAAAFGNDGVYLEKYIVNPRHIEFQVLADKYGNVVHFGERDCSIQRRNQKLLEEAPSPALTPELRKAMGDAAVAAAASIGYIGVGTIEFLLDERGSFYFMEMNTRIQVEHPVTEMISSVDLIEEQIRVAMGEKLRYKQEDIVLRGHSIECRINAEDAFKNFRPGPGRITSYLPAGGPFTRMDSHVYPDYVVPPSYDSLLGKLIVWAPTRERAIERMKRALDDTVITGVPTTIEYHKLILDIEDFKNGKVDTAFIPKHEEELAPPQQIVPAASKELINANA, from the exons ATGGATTCTGCAGCCATGACTAGCGTTTGTGGCAAATCTGCTCTTTGCTCTACTCCC GGTTTATTTTTGGGGAGAACGAGCGGTATTAGGAGCTCGCAGTGTAGCTTTATAGCTGGAAATAGGATAAACTTTCCAAGGCAGACAGCTCAAGCACACAGAGTTCGTACTAATTCTCGCAAGGGTCATGGTGCTCTTACTGTGACATGCCGCGCCGAGAAAATTCTGGTGGCAAATAGAGGAGAGATTGCTGTTCGCGTGATCCGAACTGCCCATGAGATGGGAATTCCTTGTGTTGCGGTTTATTCGACCATTGATAAAGATGCCTTACATGTGAAGCTAGCTGATGAATCTGTTTGCATTGGAGAAGCACCAAGTAATCAGTC GTATTTAGTGATCCCAAATGTCTTGTCTGCTGCTATCAGTCGCGGATGTACAATGTTGCATCCTGGATATGGTTTCCTTTCTGAGAATGCAAGTTTTGTTGAGATGTGCAGAGAACATGGAATCAACTTTATTGGGCCAAAT CCAGACAGTATAAGAGTCATGGGTGACAAAGCCACTGCTAGAGATACAATGAAGAATGCTGGTGTTCCAACTGTACCAGGAAGTGACGGACTATTGCAG AGTACTGAAGAAGGTGTAAAGCTTGCCGAGGAGATTGGTTACCCAGTGATGATTAAG GCAACAGCTGGTGGTGGTGGACGTGGAATGCGTCTTGCTAAAGAACCTAATGAGTTCGTAAAATTATTGCAG CAAGCTAAGAGTGAAGCAGCAGCTGCATTTGGAAATGATGGCGTTTATCTGGAGAAGTACATCGTAAATCCTAGGCACATTGAATTTCAG GTTTTGGCGGACAAGTATGGTAATGTTGTACACTTTGGAGAGCGTGATTGCAGTATTCAG AGAAGAAATCAAAAGTTGCTGGAGGAAGCACCATCCCCTGCATTGACACCAGAGCTGAGGAAAGCCATGGGTGATGCAGCTGTGGCAGCAGCAGCATCTATAGGTTACATTGGTGTTGGAACCATAGAGTTCCTATTGGATGAGAGAGGCTCCTTTTACTTCATGGAAATGAACACTCGTATTCAG GTAGAGCATCCGGTGACAGAAATGATATCCTCTGTTGATCTGATAGAGGAACAGATCCGTGTCGCTATGGGAGAAAAGCTCCGATACAAACAG GAGGATATTGTGCTTAGAGGACATTCAATTGAATGCCGTATAAACGCAGAAGATGCTTTCAAAAACTTCAGACCCGGCCCAG GGAGAATCACTTCGTATTTACCAGCTGGAGGTCCATTTACGCGTATGGATAGCCATGTTTATCCTGACTATGTGGTTCCACCTAGCTACGATTCCCTGCTAGGAAAG CTCATCGTATGGGCTCCAACACGCGAGAGGGCTATTGAGCGCATGAAAAGAGCACTTGATGACACCGTTATCACTG GAGTTCCTACCACAATAGAATATCATAAACTCATCCTTGATATCGAG GACTTTAAGAACGGGAAAGTTGATACTGCTTTCATTCCAAAGCATGAGGAAGAATTAGCTCCG CCTCAGCAAATTGTTCCAGCAGCAAGCAAGGAGCTGATCAATGCCAATGCTTAA